The Coffea arabica cultivar ET-39 chromosome 2c, Coffea Arabica ET-39 HiFi, whole genome shotgun sequence genome includes the window CTTTTGCTGATGCTTGATTGTGCTATGTAGGGGGGAAAAAGTAAGGCACTGCATTCTGCATTTAATAGCTAGGAAGatacttgcaaaaaaaaaaaaaaaaaaaatcatccaacTTCTACATATCTGATGCATCTATTAatttaacaagaaaagaaatggaaaagagAATCACACGGCCACGGTTAATCACAAGAAGTCACTTAGATGGTTCACAAGCTGACATCGACCTGGAAATAAGGAGCATTGTTGGCCTACATTGAGGATCAGCATGTAGACATTCTCTTGCTAGTTTGAGAATGGACATTAGGatcttttcaatttcttgattggGATACAGAAGTCTTTGGTCGAGCAAGTCTTTTAGTTCTATATCTTCAGGGTTTGAAGACATTAGATTAGCAATCAAGTCTCCAGGATGCTTTCCTTTGATTACTTCCATCGTCAGGACCCCAAAGCTATAAACATCACATTTTTCATCAACTTTCATTGTGTAGGCAAATTCTACAAGATAAAGTTGGAAGATCATGATATGTGATCATATTTGAATTTACTAGTTAACAAATTaatgaaaggaaagaaaagaaaaaaaacctttATAATTACCTGGTGCAACATATCCATAGGTGCCTGCAAGAGAACTCCAATTAGATGAGTCTTTTTTCAGAAACTTGGAAGTGCCAAAATCTGAAATGTGAGCCTCATATTCTGGATCAAGCAAAATGTTTTTGCTTGATATGTCCCGATGTACAATCACTAGTGAACAATCATGATGCATGTAAGACAAAGCATGAGCGATGCCTTTAATGATTTTCAACCTCTTTTGCCAGTCTAGCACCTTAGCTTCTTCTTCTATGCTCAAGATTTTGGCCAAGCTTCCTCTTTCAAGGTGCTCATAAACCAAAATCGAATGCTGAGCATTTGAGCAGAAGCCAAAGAGTTTCACAATGTTTCGATGCTTGATTTCTGTCAAAGCCCTGAtctcattcaagaaatttcTATCCTTTGCCACATTAGGCATGTTGTGAAGTCTTTTTACAGCTACTACATCGCCTGATGGAAGCTGTGCTCTGTAAACACTTCCATAACCTCCTTTCCCAATGCAAAATATTTCACTAAACTCTTCCGTAGACCTCACTATTTCTTTATACAATGCCTTGGCATCATGAGCACAGATGGCAAATAAATTGCCCATCTTCACCTCCATAACTTCCGCTCTTGAATTCCTTTTCCTTTGATCATGCAATCTGAGAACTCCAAAGAATGCACCAAGACGCATGAATGATCCCAGAAGAGGTAATACAATTACGAGAACAAGTTCCTTCCTTTTATTCATGCCATGCTTTTTACTCAATGGGGAACTTTCACAGGCTTGTAACCCGGTAATATTGCCACACAAACCTTTATTTCCCTTTACTTCTTCTAAGGTTAGATTCGCAAAGGCTCTACCACTCGGAATTGGACCCTCCAAATTATTAAACGAAAGATTAATGTGACATAAACCGGGCAGTGCTGCCAAAGTTTTCGGGATCAAACCAGAGAGGTTATTATGGGAGAGATCCAACATCCCCAGACTCTGTAAACTTTGAAGCTCGGATGGTATCTCTCCTATGAAGAAATCTTGACTCAAATCCAATTCAGAAAGTTGGGTTAACTTCCCAATTTGGGGTGGAATCTTCTGACTTAACATTGTTGCTCAAGTTCATGTCATGAAACAAGTGTTTCAAATCTCCCAGAAGTTTTGGTAAATTTCCACTCAAGGAGTTTGTGGACAGGTCAAGAAATTCCACTAGCCCTCCCAATTCCTGAGGTATACCACCAAGAAATTGGTTGTCATGTAAATCTAGTTTAAGCATAGAAGCTAACTTTGCAACTGCCCTTGGTATCTCCCCTGATAAATAATTTGAAGAAAGATTAAGTGCACGTAGTTGTGTTAAATTTCCAATTTCTGGAGGTATACCACCTGTGATGTTGTTCTTTGCAACCATCAGGGTCGTCAAAAGTTTGCATTTGCCCCAATTGCTGGAGAGTTCTCCGTAGAATTCATTGTTGCTGAGATCTATGAAATTCAGGAATGGATAGATTCCAAACATTTCTGACAAGTTTCCGTGGAAATGGTTACCATTGAAACTGGCCCTAACTAAGCTTGAGCAGTTTCGCAAGCTTCTAGGGATTGGACCTGAAAGCATGTTCCCAGATACAGCAATAAATTGGAGTGTTGCATTTTGACATAGTAGTTCTGGCAATGGACCAGAGAACTGATTTTGAGCCAATAACATAAAAGCCAACTTTTTCAAGTTTCTTAGCTCTTCTGGAACGGTACCAGAAATTTGGTTATCTCTTAGCTGCAATCTTCTTAAGCTGCTCAAGTTACCAATTGCAACAGGAATGGGACCATTAAGTTGGTTCTCACCTATTCCCATATCGATAAGGAATTTCAGATCACCCAGTTCCTTTGGAATTGAACCCGAAAGCTGATTGTAATAGAGATATAGTTGAATTAAATTAGTTAAATTTCCGAGTGACTTTGGGATGGCGCCAGTAAGATTATTCTGACTCAGAAAAAGAAACTGAAGTGAgatcaaattcccaaattcACTAGGAATGGGACCAGATAGGTGATTTTGGAAAAGACTTAGATTCACCAATCTATTGAGGTTACCAAAAGTGGTTGGAATTGAACCAGAAAATTGATTCGTTTGGAGAGACAAATATTCCAAGTTGCTCAAGTTACCAATTGAAACAGGAATGGAACCACTGAGTTGGTTTTCACTTATCGCTATATCCATAAGGCATTTCAGATCACCCAGTTCCTTTGGGATTGAACCCGAAAATTGATTGTAATAAAGATACAGCTGAATTAAATTGGTTAAATTTCCTAGTGACTTTGGGATTGCACCAGTAAGATTATTTTGAAACAAtaaaagaaattgaagtgagatCAGATTCCCGACTTCACTAGGAATGGGACCAGATAGGTAATTTTGATAGATACTTAGATTCACTAGTCTATTAAGATTACCAAAAGTCGATGGAATTGAACCAGAAAACTGATTCGTTTGGAGAGACAAAGATTCCAAGTTACTCAAGTTACCAATTGAAATAGGAATGGAACCAATAAGTTGGTTCTCACCTACTTCCATCTTGGTAAGGAATTTTAGATTACCCAATTCCTTTGGAATTGAGCCCGAAAGTTGATTGTCATTGAGATGCAGTTTAATTAAATTGGTTAAATTGCCTAGTGATTTTGGGATTGCACCAATGAgattattttgatttaaaataaGAAACTGAAGTGATGTCAAATTCCCGATCACACTGGAAATGGGACCAGATAGGTGATTTTGGAAAAGGCTTAACTCTACTAGCCTGTTGAGGTCACAAAAACTGGCTGGAATTGAACCTGTTAAATTGTTGTCCTCGAGATAAACTTCAATGAGATTATGTAGAGTTCCTAATCCTGTTGGAATTGGACCTGAAAGTCGATTACTTGCAAGATCCAAATGAGTCAAGCTTCTCAAGTTGCAAATTTCAGATGGGATTTCTTGTGACAATTCATTTACTGAAAAATCAAGATAAATGAGCTTCGCCAGGCTACCTATCTGTTTAGGTATGCAACCAAAGATCTGATTATGGCTGAGATCAAGATACTCAAGATTTGGGAGGGATGAAAATGGGAAATCAAAGAGGCTACCTTTAATACTCCAAGCTGAGAGGTTCAACCTGTTGACACCTCCAACAACGCAGGAAATACCGGCACAAGTGCATGGAAGGCTAGAAGAATTCTTGGCAATGATAGATTGAAGGTTCCATGAGGTCAGAAAGCTATTGTTCTGATTTTGAAAACTGGCTTTCCATTTCAAAAGAGCTAAAGCCTCTTCAGCATAAGCTGAAGCTCCACATTTGGGGTGAAATGATGGGAAAAGTAAGACCAGAAGGAATAAGGAGATCATTTTGAAAGAACTCATGATTACATTCAAGTTTAACTCAAGTTGGCTCACGTTGTTACGCTGTACCCCAAATGAAGCCAGTATTTATCCTAACTGTACACGGAAGACTTCAGAGGTCTTCTTGCTCGGTTccctcttctttattttcattgAATCTTGACATTGAAACACATAAGATGTCTATTACAATGGGCCAAGAAATTTAAAGCAATGAAGTCTTTCCACGAGATTGACTATTTTGATCTTCTATCAGTAATTTTTCCTACTGAATCTACAGAATAATGTGACTCGAGTACCTTTGGAGAAGGAGTTGAGATCACCTGATTCCTAAATAATGATGAACCTATAGGCTGAGCAAGTTATGTTATAGTTCTAGCCCCGTTTGACAAAAGAGTTTTTTGgatgtttatctaaaattttattgtaacttACTATAGAGGTTGTAGAAAAAATTCTTCAAgtgtataaaattttaaatattttgaaatgtataatttaaaaactttgaaaagatTTTAAGGTTACTATAactaaaattgttaaaaaacttgtagcagacaaacttggtCAAAAACTTATTTGCCAAACAGACCCTATTTTCTGGATATGGATTATACAAAGCTATTTGACagtatatttcacaaaatgcaaGAGAAGTCAGAAATTGCCGAAAGCTATTTTTGCCAATTGTATAGGAAGATTTAGTTGGTCGTAGCACTTGACAAAAAAGGATATGGCTGGCATCGGCACTCTAGGACAAATTATATATAACCGCTCGTAGTTTTGTATATTACGATATAACTCCTCTGAAGTTTTAAAATAGCTTTATAACTTCCTTATATAACCCGCTTATGTATAAGAATAATATTATAAGATAAGAATCAAGTAAAAATATCGTAGGATACAATAGCTATGCTTGTTTTTTACTGCCTCCGTCTCAATATGTTTTTATCGCTCTTTGACAAtccaactttttaaaaatagtgtTTTGATTATGAtgttatatttttctttctaattttatCTCCGAATTTcagattttgaatttgaatatacAATGTGTATGAATAAAAAAATGGACAATATCgggaataaaaatataaaataattttgacttttgtaacaTGAGAAACATTTTGGAACAAATGGAGTAACAAATTTGAGACTGGGATCTTGTTGCCAAAGGTCCCAATGAATACTAAGTCAAAATGAGGGCCTACCTTAGTCTTTTAAGGCTTGATGATGAAACTTTCGTGAGCAATTAACTATTTTTCTTTAGGGTaagcaataaaaaaaatccCTGTGGTATAGCTAAAAGCTTCTTGTAGTTTCAAATCATACGTGTTGGTACCTTATagtttgaaataatttgaaacATTGACGAAAATCACTAAAACAAACAATTTTGAGTGAAATGACAGAAATGCCCtaataataaaagcaaaaaatagTCTAAAAcaaatggttttgattcattagTTTCATTCACTAATAATATAAGCAAAAAATGTCGATTTCTACAAGTTCGAAGCAAATTTGAAGAAGAATCATGGTTGTTTTATTAAGGTATGAGGAGCAAAATAGGTATTTCAGATAAAAATTTGCcttaaaaaactattttttggaagAACCATATGCATTTCCAGTGCGTTTACGTCAAACGCATTAAATTTAACGATTTCCGTTGATTTTTCACTTTACTTCAAACCATGAGGTACCAATGTGTATGGTTTGAAATCATAGGGGGCTTTTTTCTAAGATAGCTATACTACAGGAggcttttttgttgtttatcCTTTTCTTTAAAATCCTACAAATTGTATAAGACACAACATGCAAGAAAATACAAGGAAATACACAAAATTGCTACACTAATGAAAAAATAACACTAACAAAattgctacagtaatttttcctaCTAGCCAAATATGCATGaagaaaaaataactaatttttcttcactttcctCCACTTTTCCTTGCAACCAAACACTATCCAAGATTTTGAAATTCTTCTTGACATTGGAGTTTGGGTAAATGAGCCTAATCGATCCGactattttaatatttaaatttgttttattattttatcaGATTTGAAATTGTGTTTAAccttaatttgtttatttatcaCTTCAAACTTAAGCAAACTTTTATCGAATCAAATTTAAATCGAGCTACTTTGAGTTAAGTTCAAGCAGTTTGAACCTTCTAAATGTAAGTTTCACTTTTATACTAAATAGTATGGGAGTATGTGCGTTGCACGCTATAGGTGTTATGTTTATATGATACTTGTTCAAATATTCATTCTCGtaagattaattaaaaaaaaattaactgtTTAAAAAGTGTTGCATCGATAACAATCTTCTCGTTT containing:
- the LOC140035905 gene encoding MDIS1-interacting receptor like kinase 2-like; this encodes MLSQKIPPQIGKLTQLSELDLSQDFFIGEIPSELQSLQSLGMLDLSHNNLSGLIPKTLAALPGLCHINLSFNNLEGPIPSGRAFANLTLEEVKGNKGLCGNITGLQACESSPLSKKHGMNKRKELVLVIVLPLLGSFMRLGAFFGVLRLHDQRKRNSRAEVMEVKMGNLFAICAHDAKALYKEIVRSTEEFSEIFCIGKGGYGSVYRAQLPSGDVVAVKRLHNMPNVAKDRNFLNEIRALTEIKHRNIVKLFGFCSNAQHSILVYEHLERGSLAKILSIEEEAKVLDWQKRLKIIKGIAHALSYMHHDCSLVIVHRDISSKNILLDPEYEAHISDFGTSKFLKKDSSNWSSLAGTYGYVAPEFAYTMKVDEKCDVYSFGVLTMEVIKGKHPGDLIANLMSSNPEDIELKDLLDQRLLYPNQEIEKILMSILKLARECLHADPQCRPTMLLISRSMSACEPSK